A single region of the Desulfomonile tiedjei genome encodes:
- a CDS encoding class I SAM-dependent methyltransferase yields the protein MTPSLITCPVCGYADSTSLGKRSDFYSAEQLPRDLKPYVEDVDLLVDREIRKCSICGFQFVSPPYGERELAALYNFHGFARFNEVFSPVRDFESSAGRAFLDYRKEKHTSLGVLAWREVFEKTHKRKPRFLDVGCGRGQHLVVYSEMGFQVSGIDVSHIQIEWIKDRLDFDVRQGTIDDLGLEERFDCILVGHVIEHVQSPTAFMRRLASLLESDGILIIETPVLWDWGVTEQRYRDIYHTQFFDHFTLVLLAARHGMRLQNSINITRRDDLRSDVYLLASFIQDESLTSESLSRSHIANLRAAYDAMFKDFRVWGRYYIQNDGHRERSLPIRAWKFWRSHGFIATVKGTFEFLRQRIVDRTTAGTEG from the coding sequence ATGACCCCAAGCCTGATCACATGCCCCGTTTGCGGCTATGCCGATTCAACATCCTTGGGGAAACGTTCGGATTTCTATTCTGCCGAACAACTGCCTAGAGATCTGAAACCCTATGTGGAAGACGTGGACCTATTGGTAGACAGAGAAATCCGCAAATGCTCTATCTGCGGGTTCCAGTTCGTTAGTCCTCCTTACGGGGAACGAGAGTTAGCTGCACTCTATAATTTCCACGGTTTCGCCCGCTTCAACGAAGTTTTCAGTCCTGTACGAGATTTTGAGAGTTCGGCCGGGCGAGCGTTCCTTGATTACCGAAAAGAGAAACATACTTCGCTGGGTGTTTTGGCGTGGCGCGAAGTTTTTGAAAAGACCCACAAAAGGAAACCTCGATTCTTGGACGTAGGCTGTGGTCGAGGCCAACATCTGGTAGTCTACAGCGAAATGGGCTTCCAAGTCTCTGGGATCGATGTAAGCCATATTCAGATTGAATGGATTAAAGATAGGCTGGATTTTGATGTCAGGCAGGGCACGATTGACGATTTGGGCCTTGAGGAGCGATTCGATTGTATTCTTGTCGGCCACGTAATCGAGCATGTCCAATCCCCTACCGCTTTCATGAGACGGTTGGCGAGCTTATTGGAGTCCGACGGCATATTAATAATCGAAACTCCGGTACTGTGGGACTGGGGAGTCACGGAACAGAGATATCGTGACATATATCATACACAGTTCTTCGATCATTTCACCCTGGTATTGTTGGCAGCAAGGCATGGTATGAGACTGCAAAATTCGATCAATATAACCCGTCGAGATGATCTGCGGTCTGATGTTTATTTGTTGGCTTCGTTCATTCAGGACGAATCTTTGACATCAGAGTCTTTATCACGCAGTCACATAGCAAACCTTAGAGCAGCTTATGATGCTATGTTCAAAGACTTTCGAGTGTGGGGTCGGTATTACATACAAAACGACGGCCACCGCGAACGCAGCCTCCCGATTAGGGCATGGAAATTTTGGCGTTCCCATGGTTTCATAGCCACAGTGAAAGGAACTTTTGAATTCCTGAGACAACGTATCGTGGATAGAACAACAGCCGGGACAGAAGGCTAG
- a CDS encoding amidase has product MANFDEIAFLDATTQAELVRNKEIAPAELVEAAIERIERLNPSLNAVITPMYDQARQRATGPIPVGPFSGVPFLMKDIIAFCEGVRMAMGTPLLCGFVPDHDSELTLRFKKAGLIALGKTNTPEFGLLPTTEPVAFGPTRNPWDTERTTGGSSGGSAAAVASGMVPMAHANDGGGSIRIPASCCGVFGLKPTRARNPLGPDFGDILSGLVCEHAVTRSVRDSAALLDATAGPDIGDPYCAPLPRRPFLEEVGADPGRLRIALSSDFPFGRPPHEDCMTAIKETAALCESLGHVVEEAAPSMTRNSAEETGAFIAIWAAGCAATVDTIAAIGNITPTEQMFEPLTFAIYQQGREISASRYLRAVTTLQRLTRDMARFFADYDVMLTPVLAEPPVPLGTFDAPKDNPMKAWERVVAFAPYTALFNATGQPAMSVPLFWNKDGLPIGSHFVGRFGDEPTLFRLAAQLEQARPWASRRPRVFA; this is encoded by the coding sequence ATGGCCAATTTCGATGAGATAGCCTTTCTAGACGCAACAACACAGGCCGAGTTGGTCCGCAACAAGGAGATCGCCCCGGCAGAGCTGGTGGAAGCGGCCATTGAAAGAATTGAGCGGCTGAATCCAAGCCTCAACGCGGTAATCACACCCATGTACGATCAGGCCCGACAAAGGGCTACGGGTCCGATTCCGGTAGGGCCGTTTTCCGGGGTCCCATTCCTTATGAAGGATATAATAGCCTTTTGCGAGGGCGTGAGAATGGCCATGGGGACCCCTCTGTTATGCGGTTTCGTGCCGGACCATGACAGCGAGCTGACCCTGAGGTTCAAGAAGGCTGGGTTGATTGCACTTGGAAAGACCAACACGCCCGAATTCGGCCTTCTCCCCACCACCGAGCCGGTTGCCTTCGGCCCAACCAGGAATCCGTGGGACACTGAGAGGACCACCGGGGGATCGTCGGGCGGTTCCGCTGCGGCTGTGGCATCCGGAATGGTTCCTATGGCCCATGCCAACGACGGTGGAGGGTCGATCCGGATTCCGGCTTCCTGCTGCGGGGTTTTCGGCCTAAAGCCCACACGAGCGCGCAATCCATTGGGCCCGGATTTTGGGGACATACTATCCGGCCTGGTTTGCGAGCACGCTGTGACCCGCTCGGTAAGGGACAGCGCGGCCCTTCTGGATGCTACCGCCGGGCCTGATATAGGCGATCCGTACTGCGCACCTCTTCCCCGGCGCCCTTTTCTCGAAGAAGTTGGCGCAGACCCCGGCCGGCTCAGGATTGCTCTTTCCTCGGATTTCCCCTTCGGGCGCCCGCCGCATGAAGACTGCATGACTGCGATAAAGGAGACCGCGGCCCTTTGCGAGAGCCTGGGACACGTGGTTGAGGAAGCAGCCCCCTCCATGACTCGTAACTCCGCGGAGGAAACCGGCGCTTTTATAGCCATATGGGCAGCAGGATGCGCGGCCACCGTCGACACCATAGCCGCTATTGGAAACATCACTCCGACTGAGCAAATGTTCGAGCCCCTTACCTTTGCCATTTACCAACAGGGCCGTGAGATCAGCGCATCCCGGTACCTTCGCGCTGTGACCACCCTCCAAAGGCTTACCAGAGACATGGCCAGGTTCTTTGCAGACTATGACGTCATGCTCACGCCCGTCCTCGCGGAGCCGCCCGTGCCTCTTGGCACATTTGACGCTCCGAAGGACAACCCCATGAAGGCATGGGAGCGTGTAGTCGCCTTCGCGCCGTACACTGCGTTGTTCAATGCCACCGGCCAGCCCGCGATGTCCGTGCCGCTTTTCTGGAACAAGGATGGCCTTCCAATAGGCTCCCACTTTGTAGGCCGGTTCGGCGATGAACCGACCCTTTTTCGCCTTGCGGCCCAGCTTGAACAGGCCCGCCCTTGGGCAAGCCGCCGCCCGCGCGTCTTCGCTTGA